The DNA window CGGCGCACCTCGACGACCTCGGGTCGCCGTCCGGATCCGAGACGGCCTCGCCGGCCGACTCGCCCCTCTGCGCATTCCCCGAGCAGCAGCTCCCCTACCCGCATTACGCGTACGGGTACGGGACGGGGCCCGCGTTCGCGtacccgccgcctccggcgagctccctgCAGTTCTACTACGCGCGcagccgccctccgccgccgtcggtcgGCGTCGCGCAGCGCGCGCCGGTGTCGACGGAGCGCGTGTACTACGGCTCGTTCGACCCGACCAGCGGTTACCCGCAGTATTACGCCAACGGCGGCGTGCCGGCCACAGCCGCGCCGCAGCGGATGGCGGCTCCCGCGCCTCCTCGTTCGCCGCCAAGGGAGAGCTCCTGGGCCTTCTTGAACGTGTTCGCGAACTACGAGCCGTACGACAACTACTACTACGACTCCACAGCCGCAGCGGCCTCTGCCGCGGCGTACACGCCGAGCAGGAGCTCGCGGGAggtgcgggaggaggagggcatcccggagctggaggaggacgaggacgactgCGTGTTCAAGGAGGTGGCCAGCGGCGGGTACTCGGCTGGGAGCGGCGGACACCGCAGCCGGCGCAGCTCGATTGGTAGCCTGAGCAGCGTCGCCGAGCAGGAGAACGCCGTCATTGACAATGACGTCGTAGCTAGCACCAGTGAGATATACCGGAGGCCACTGGCACACCGGAATGTCGCCATGCGCGCGCCAGCACAGGCAGCGCAGAGGGTCGCCGGCAACGGCGGCAATGTGGATGTTGCCGGGGAGATCAAGGCCCAGCTTGTTCGGGCAGCAGAAGCAACAAGGGAGCTCGCGCCATTGCTGGAGGTCGGGAAGCCGAGCTACCAAGAACACAGCCATGGTAAGCTACCACCTTTTCTATTCTTTTCTGTGCTGCATTATGTGCTGCATTATGTGACTTGCATTGTTAATTCTTTGGGGTTAGCTTCATCACGGCTGATGTCGTCAATCCCTGTGCCTAACTTGGGGTGCAAAGGCGTGGACTTGGTGGACATTAGAGGAGGAGGGGTAATGGTGGACTCGAAGAGCCTATCCTTGACACTGGAGAAGCTCTATTTCTGGGAGAGGAAGCTGTATGGTGAGGTCAAGGTATGCTCATCTTTGGGACATGATTTGGtgattgatgatgatgtgcACCGAAATTAGGTGAAACCATAATGCTCGTACATATGCATTCTGTTTTGGTGTCAAACATATAGAGGTAATGCAGAACAAGTTACGACTCTGTTGCTCACAGTAGTGTCACTAGGTCCTCTGGTTTGTATCTTAAAGTTAGTTCTACGCTAGCTCTGGAACTTTGATAGTGTTTTATGTATAGTCCAAATGCCCTTCTGCTTGAACAAAAGTAACAGTATCTGAATATAGCATTGGCATCCTACTAAAGAATTTTGACCCCCAATTTCTTGAGATGTCACGCAATACATTACCTAACTTTCAGGTATCTAAAAGGTtgcaaatgctgaaaaaaatGTGATATCCATCTGTTGCTAGTCATAGTGTTACTTGATTTGTTTTGCTGGTGGAGGAGCTTTGTTAGCATTTTCTTATTAATTGATCTTGGCATGAAAGGGTCCACTAGATTGTACCTGGTATTATGGGAATTGACTTTGCAGGCTAACGGCCAGATCTTAAGCACTCCTGTGACTAATAgctaaaaatataattactcTGTTGAGCTCCAACACCGTCTCATAGGTAGCTTGTGGAACccagaaaaacacatgaatatgGTTCTGAGGTACCTGTCGGTTTTGTTTCAGTGATGGGGATTtggcatatttttttcttttctgttttgtgTCACAGTTTTATGCAATTATGACCTGCTGTAGACTGGTGCAGAAGAAGTTTGGTCCTGGATGGCGGCAGGTCCATTTAAGCGCTATGTCTAAGCTTTTCAGACCAAAATTCAGTGTAACTGGATAGTTTTGTTCCCTGGGATGCTAGGTTTATAGTTGTTGTAGAGCTGCTTCATGTGAACCAGCGTTGGCCATGTCCATGGATGTGTTCAACCCAATATCCTCTTTGCATAGTATTCTTACTGCTCTATTATATTTCTCTCACAGGCCGAGGAGAAAATGCGTTTACTTCTTGCCAAGAACTCTAAACGACTCAAATTATTGGACCAAAGGGGTGCTGAGGCTCATAAGATCGATGCAACAAGAAATTTGCTGAGGAAATTGTCAACAAAGATTAAAATAGCTGTCCGTGTTATTGCCAAGGTTTCAAGAAAGGTAAACAAAGTGAGGGACGAGGAATTAGGGCCACAAGTTAATGCCTTGATCCAAGGGTATGTCCCCCTTTTAACTCAAGGATAGTTGCTCCTACATTTTTGTTAGGTTATCTTTTTTGTTGTTAATCTGAATGTTCAAATCTGATAGTTTCAGTAAAATTCAAATCTGATAGTTTCAGTAAAATTTCAAGTGTTACTTTGATGTTATGCATTGCGAACTGAATAAATTCAATGAACTGGGGGAAGGTCATGAATTAATATCTATAATTGTTGAATGAGTTAGATTCTTTCATATTGCACATTGAATTGTGAATAGGTGGTATTAAAAGGTTGAAGTACCTGGCTGCCTCTTAGCTGACTTCCCTCAATAACTTTCATCTATGTCTCATTTAGTTCCAGCCCTTTCTAACAAAGTGATAACACTTGATAACACTTTCCAGGTTTATCAAAATGTGGGAGTATAAGCTACACTCTTACCACACACAGTTTCAAGTGATCTCGGAAGCCAAAAACTTGGTTTCTGTCGTGTCACGTGAAAATGGACCTGATCTGGCAATGGAGCTTGAACTAGAGTTGATTAAATGGATCATCAATTTTTCGTCTTGGGTGAACGCTCATAGGAACTTTGTAAGGGCATTGAATGGATGGCTAGCACTCTGTCTTAACTACGAGACTGGGGAGACAACTTATGGGGAACCCCCTTATTCACCCGGAAGAATAGGCGCTCCATTGGTTTTTATTATCTGCAACAGATGGTCTCAAGCTATGGATCAGATTTCTGAGAAGGATGTGGTTAACGCCATGAAAGCTCTTGTGTCTAGTGTACAGCACTTGTGGGAGCAGCAAAATCAAGAAGAGGGTGAAGAACGAATCCTAGCAATCCGAGAAAGGGAAAGATGGATGAAGATGTTGGAAAAGAAGACGCTAGAGGTTAAAAGGGAAGCTGATGAATTAAACAAGAAGCTGGCCCTAGTACTGAGGCGGCAGAGTTTGCATCAGCGTCCAACAATGCAAACATACGAAGCCCATTGTGTTGAAGCAAGCAGCGTACATATAAATTTGAGGTTAGTTCTTCAAGCTCTGGAGAATTTTGCTGCCAACTCCCTGCAAGCCTTCCAAGAGATACTGAGGCAATCTGACAGCTGAAGAAGGTGAGGTTGTTGAGAAGACAGCATGAAAATGTGGTAGGCCGGAAGCAAGAAGAGAACTTCCAGCAGCAACCCGGtttgttaaaattttgaagCCAACTCATTAGTCGGAAACCAGAGAATATGGATCAAAACATATGAAACAGACGAGATGGTGAGCACGGTGACCATGCAGATGAAATAAAACTTGGATGGGCTTTGTACGAACATGGAGGCTCAGATGAAGGAAttgagaatttgagatgagGATTTTTGTGCTGTGCCGTTATAAATTTCTTGCCAGAATTTGGGGGCAGAAGAGATGAGGGTTGTTCTGTCCTGTGTTCAAGCAGAGTTTACCCACTGGCTGGGTGAAGAACCTGGATGCCATGGTTACTTGAACACCACCAGAATACAGAAGTACGAAATGCGGTTCTACATTATGGGCTCTGCTTCTACCTAAAGGATTAAGGTACTGTTTCATTTTGGTGATGGGGGGCATGTACAGTGACTGAAAGTAGTCAGCTGAACGTGCAATAGGAAAactattactacctccgtcctaaaatgtagctatttctagcacagtactttgtcctaaaatgaagctatttttctacctacattctcctctcaaccaatcacaagcatttttttcatctattttctcttttcaaccaatcacacaccttTTTTAATCATTCTCATCTACTTTCTTAACACCcgtgccaacctcaaaaatgcttacattttgggacggatgaagCAGTTGATGCACGGGTTGTACATAACTATATATTATGCTGTATTCGCAATGAAGTTTATGAAATAGTATTGCCACTAGGCATTAGTAGCTTGCTCAACGCTGCACGTACACTTTAAAAGGTTTTGTGTGACGCGCTTGCAGCCACGTTGAAACAACAAAGTACGTCGTACATACAGCATAAATGATTTGGTCCCAGTTTGGAGTTCTGTTTCTATTGAATCTGTACCGATCCCAATCGTAGATGCACCTGCCTACATGATCCAACAGAAAAGCAACGAATAACTCTATACGCGAACAAATCTACGTCTTTGCAGAAGATCCATTAATTCATACGGAGAATCAGTACAGCTAGCTTACTTGAATGCTGCGTGCATCCATGGATGATGGATCCGCCTTGATTCCTCAAATCAGGCGTCAACTCGACCGTGCGCTGATCAGCCGATCACCGAATCCATCCACAGGACGCACAATCCGCTGTACCGCACGTAGCACGTAGGTaggcggccgccggccggacGGACGGTGGAGGCGAGCAACTAACCGGCCAACCGGTGCCGGCGGCACATCAAGGCGTCGGTGCGGCCGGGCAGACAGAGAGGGGATATCATGGGCGGGCCCGGCGCGACGAGCGAGAGCCGAGCCCGAGAGGCATACGCACCGCGTCAGATGTAAAGCCCAACTGAGAAAGAAAGCTCGGTGGAAGCGCAGGGCCCATCCGGAAATGCTACTGGGCGAGCGCCCAGAGCAATCGGGTAGCCCCCGGGGCGCTGATTAGCGACCAGTCGCGCcccccgcggcgcgcgcggtcaCTTCTCCTCTCGTAGTCTCTCTTCTCTACGGCATCTCTACGGCaatgtatatactatatatacttgcgtataattatatatataattttaatgtaaaaaattatacacatgtatataaagtttgtgtgtacatataaaaaacctaaaaaacacgtgtatacaaactttgtatatgtgtatacaaactttatatacgggtataaaaacccaaaaaatacacgtatatacaaactttatatatgtatacaaactttgtatatgtgtataaaaaattggtaatacatatgtatacaagctttgtatacgcgtatacaaagtttgtatttgaACATATACAAAGTTAGTATACGTACgtattaaaaaaacagaaaaagaaacgaAAACAGAATGTACGGAATaaaaacagaaaagagaaaccgaaaaaacggaaaaaaaggaACATGCGCCAAAAAAAAAgcggaaagaaaaaacaataaaaacgagaaaaaaaggaaaccgtACGGAATTGCGAAAAAAAATCAGCGCGCagcgccccgcccgcgccctcctctccgcgcgcgacacGCGTCCAGTCGCGCGGGGGAGGGCGCGCGCGACTGATCGCTCATTAGCAATctcgccccccctcccctcccttcacctggtttcctttttggcaccgcattacttttatattttagtaaatttatgcacctaaagtttatacacctcaagtttacacatctaaagtttagagaccaaaagtttatatatctgatttaaatttgaatttgaattcaaatattttttatatatagtatttctatacatataaagtttatacacctaaagtttatagacctaaagtttatatatccgattcaaatttgaatttgaattatatccgattcaaatttaaatttgaattaaaatattttttatatataatatttctatacatctaaagtttatacacctaaagtttatagacctaaagtttatatatccgattcaaatttaaatttgaattaaaatatttttcatatatagtatttctatacatctaaagtttatagacctaaagtttatatacccgattcaaatttgaatttgaattcaaatattttctatatatagtattcctatacatctaaagtttatacaactaaagtttatagacccaaagtttataagtcaaaagtttacatacctgattcaaatttgaatttaaattcaaattttttatacataatttttctaacttttgttttttgttttaaattttgttgtggtgtactgtaataggaaaagaaggggaggaggaaggggagaagggagtGGGGGACGGGACCGATCGTTGGGCTCGATTGTCCATTAGGCCCCCCGGGCCCATCGAGCCTGGTGCCCAACGGGGAAAGAAGGGCTTCTCCCCCATCGGCGCCACGCACGCGGAGGCCCAATCTGTAAGTCCGTTCTCGAACGCCTGGCACGATGTGGCGTGAGCCGTGAGCACATCATCCACCATCACGTATTTCACGTGAGAGCGTGCGCACGCGCGGGAATTGCAGTTGGAGAGATGGGTAGCATAGCACGGCGCGGCACGTACGCCGAACGGCTGGCTTACCGGTGAGCACGCACCACGCCAGGGCCGGGCGCGAGGACAGTAAGCAGAAGCAGGATGGCCGCCATGGCGGAGATGGCGTGGCACCGGCACGGCACCGGGGGGTTGGTGGTAGGGTGGGGGAAAGAGAACAAACGTGAGGTGGTACTATTGTAGCAGAGTTTGGCGGCGATCGGAAGAGGTCACAAGAACAGCAGCCAGCAGGCCGTCCCAGGACCCCAGTCACCCAGGTCTGGGCCAGAGGTGGAGGTGTACGTCAGTCCGTCCCCTTCTGTTTCTTCCGGACGGATGCTACtcccttagttttttttttcactgtttttaacgtttgaccatttattttatttaaaacttttttatgattaattattatttattgttattaaatgataaaacatactgtgtgattattttaaaaatttttttcataaactttttaaataaacgGATAGTCAAATGTTGGTCACGAATACCcacggctacacttattttgatcCGAAGATAGTAGCTATttcctctatcccataaaaTAAATCGGTATGTGATACATCCTCTATCTATAATTCAAGTATTAGGACGTAAACATCCACTCAAGTTTCAAGTCAAAAATAGCAGTTCAAGAAACCAACAAGACAACCAGCAATAAGAAGTCTTGGTCTCTCCGCACTCCGCACAATGAATATAAACACAAATATGCCGCTGAATGcctggggggtggggggggggggggggggggggagaagaaATTGGTGAAGGTAGGTGGTCTTTTCAGTAAAAAAGAAACTACTATACCAAAACTGGAAAATATATGCTGAATGTATCAGGTAAagttcctccttttctttttttccctttcatttTGGTGTCATGCTATGTACAAATTTCACGGGAGCAAAAAACCTAAAAGTTACATCCACttgttgaaagaaagaaaaaacaagggTAATAAGAAAACGCataccaaaggaaaaaaaacaaaataatactaTAGCATCTATTTATGGTACACAGGTAAAATATTTGAAAGAGTAAAAAAGGAACTAAAAAGTCTTCTTTGCCTCTCAGCATTCGCAGGAAACTAACACAGCACTGTACAATTTTCTTTGCGCATACCGAAGGTCTGTTTCTGCATTAGCAAGACACAGAACATTAGAGTGCTGAAGTACAAGTCAAATAGTACACAAATGATAGTCAGCCACTCTGCCTAGTTTGATTCAACTTGTCTCCTTTACCGCAAATTTGTTCATAGCAAGTACTTGTCATTACTCGTTATTGCCGAATACTATGATCAAAAGCCTATCTTTATGACCTTAACCAGACATGAATATATAAATGCATAGTGCATAATTCTTAATGCATCAAGTATTCAAGTGTAACAAATTCACTAATTTTGTATTTACCTGTGTTCTCTGTAAGAAGCCCACACTGATTTCTACAAGTCTCCATAAAAAAACGGAGAATATAAATTACGCTGCAGCTTCTCTCTGCTAAAAACTTCACCAGCAATCCAGTTTAGCTGAAAAACCTAATTCTGATACTATCCATTTTACATGTCTAGTCTGAGACCATGTCCTCCAATTCATGCATGTCTGAATCAGTCTCATTTGAAGAATCCCTTCCCAAGGGTGCATTCTCGCCGTAGTCCAGATCTCTCCAGTCAAACTCACCATCATTAGCACGTTTCTCCATTGCTTCCCCAATCCGATTACTTGGATGAGGCTTACTATGCCCACTTCTTCCCTTTGTCTTTGCGCAAATACAGTCCATAGGGTGCTCATGGAATTCACCTCTTCCAGGTTTTATCTCATTGGGCTCCCCCATAAATCCCTTCTGAAGTGTCTGAACTTTGGACGAAAATGTTTCCCAACTCATGCTGGTTCGATTGAGAAAGAGTGAGTAAAGCTTCTTGGCATTGGGCCTTATGGTCCTCTTGTGCCCAAAATACCTCCTGAAATTCAATTTTCTCTTCAGAATATGACCAGATGTACCCAAACTATTTCTGAGAAACGGGTAAAAACATTACCTTCGACCAGCCAACATTCTGGCCATGTTGCCGTTGTTATTTGTCACAAATACATCACTCTTATCACACACAATATAATCAAGCGCTGCCATGCGAGATGAAAATGAGAGGAAAGGCGCCAACTCCTCCTTGCTAGCTAGAGTTTCCTTTGAGTGGAAGTTTGGGAAGAGCGCTTTCAGAGGTGCCAGCGTCTCCTCTCCACCATACACCTCACCTGATGCAACATATATGTGCACATCCTTCCCAAATCCCAATGCTCGGAGCATGAGGCCAACCTCTTCTGGTGTGAGAGGGCACTTACCGTGCCTACGTTCTCTGTCAGGGTTGCTTGCCTGCatataaattttcaaatgtGTTAATGTAAAAAAACTGAGATTGTCACACTTCAATAAACATAACTAGGGGATATTCTCTTACATGCAGTGTCTTCCATCTCTTACGGATTGCACCGAGTTCTCTTCTCTCAATTTCCCCACCTCCAAAGTAGCAACCAGAGAAGGCGAGCATGTCAGGCTCAAATCTGTCACAGCATGTGTGGATTAACAGAGTTTGTGCCATGCATACTTTATAAAAACACAAAATTTAGGCAAGAAACAAAACCTTAGGTGAAGGGCAATGAAGCGTCCACTTTTGGCTCTCATTCTTTGGACAAGCATTTCGCCCATCTTAAGAATTGGATCTGTGAACTGTAGTGCATGATAATTGACTCTGCACCTAAGCTTTTGAAGGTTAGTCTCCAACCTATTGGAAACCCGGTAGTCAAATTTGGTAAGCTGGACAACCTGCATGGACAGAAATGCAATAGAAACAATCATTATTAAGCATTTCTAGCTGAAAATTCCAAATATAGAAAGCACAAATTGTACTTACATGCTTTTTCAAAAGGGCAGGTAATACTCGGTTCTCATAGCATTTTGCAGTACACTTCCTAGGAATACGCATTTTGTAAGGATATGGTGTTTTCCCATTCCTGTCAGGTACTTGCCGTATGATCTTTACATCGTTTGAGAGTGAGGATATGAATGACTCAACATCAAAAATATCCGCAAAATCACTGTGATACAGAACACAAAATCAGCAGAAGTTACTTCACTAAATTAACCAAGACAGGGTAAAGATTGTGACCTTGCAT is part of the Oryza glaberrima chromosome 4, OglaRS2, whole genome shotgun sequence genome and encodes:
- the LOC127771603 gene encoding protein ROLLING AND ERECT LEAF 2-like gives rise to the protein MGCKGSKLEDQEAVALCRGRAELLAAAVRHRYALADAHGALADSLHSMAAPLHRLLLLQLQASSPQLTLPTARKGGRPRTAAAAATLSLPHGRSAHLDDLGSPSGSETASPADSPLCAFPEQQLPYPHYAYGYGTGPAFAYPPPPASSLQFYYARSRPPPPSVGVAQRAPVSTERVYYGSFDPTSGYPQYYANGGVPATAAPQRMAAPAPPRSPPRESSWAFLNVFANYEPYDNYYYDSTAAAASAAAYTPSRSSREVREEEGIPELEEDEDDCVFKEVASGGYSAGSGGHRSRRSSIGSLSSVAEQENAVIDNDVVASTSEIYRRPLAHRNVAMRAPAQAAQRVAGNGGNVDVAGEIKAQLVRAAEATRELAPLLEVGKPSYQEHSHASSRLMSSIPVPNLGCKGVDLVDIRGGGVMVDSKSLSLTLEKLYFWERKLYGEVKAEEKMRLLLAKNSKRLKLLDQRGAEAHKIDATRNLLRKLSTKIKIAVRVIAKVSRKVNKVRDEELGPQVNALIQGFIKMWEYKLHSYHTQFQVISEAKNLVSVVSRENGPDLAMELELELIKWIINFSSWVNAHRNFVRALNGWLALCLNYETGETTYGEPPYSPGRIGAPLVFIICNRWSQAMDQISEKDVVNAMKALVSSVQHLWEQQNQEEGEERILAIRERERWMKMLEKKTLEVKREADELNKKLALVLRRQSLHQRPTMQTYEAHCVEASSVHINLRLVLQALENFAANSLQAFQEILRQSDS
- the LOC127771902 gene encoding O-fucosyltransferase 6-like; protein product: MGTRRRRHQHHGRWVVPAVAPAAAAFTAAGLLLVVVAFHCFLSPPLGGGGGGGGGHRVVRRPNPPFLLNKPSELRRNVVGTVDFAVPSGGSKLGEELWASKLASNFFGCSNATKAFADAKAVTEPNRYLMIATSGGLNQQRTGIIDAVVAARILNATLVIPNLDQKSFWKDASDFADIFDVESFISSLSNDVKIIRQVPDRNGKTPYPYKMRIPRKCTAKCYENRVLPALLKKHVVQLTKFDYRVSNRLETNLQKLRCRVNYHALQFTDPILKMGEMLVQRMRAKSGRFIALHLRFEPDMLAFSGCYFGGGEIERRELGAIRKRWKTLHASNPDRERRHGKCPLTPEEVGLMLRALGFGKDVHIYVASGEVYGGEETLAPLKALFPNFHSKETLASKEELAPFLSFSSRMAALDYIVCDKSDVFVTNNNGNMARMLAGRRRYFGHKRTIRPNAKKLYSLFLNRTSMSWETFSSKVQTLQKGFMGEPNEIKPGRGEFHEHPMDCICAKTKGRSGHSKPHPSNRIGEAMEKRANDGEFDWRDLDYGENAPLGRDSSNETDSDMHELEDMVSD